One region of Rana temporaria chromosome 9, aRanTem1.1, whole genome shotgun sequence genomic DNA includes:
- the LOC120913596 gene encoding transcription initiation factor TFIID subunit 9-like, protein MEQAKMASPKSAPKDAQVMAQILKDMGITEYEPRVINQMLEFTYRYVTTILEDAKIYSSHAKKNSIDADDVRLAIQCRTDQSFTAPPPRDFLLDIARQKNQTPLPLIKPYAGPRLPPDRYCLTAPNYRLKTIQKKYSTSTSRITVPRLSVGAMSSRPSTPTLGTPSGQTMSVSKVGTPVSLAGQRFTVQIPTSQTAVKTATPTTTVQNVLINPSLIGSKNILITTNMVPSQNATSESNSLKRKHEDDEDYDVI, encoded by the exons ATGGAGCAAGCGAAGATGGCTTCTCCTAAAAGTGCGCCGAAGGATGCTCAG GTCATGGCCCAGATATTAAAGGATATGGGGATTACGGAGTATGAACCCAGAGTTATCAACCAGATGTTGGAATTCACATACA GATATGTAACTACAATACTGGAAGATGCAAAAATTTACTCAAGTCATGCTAAGAAGAACAGCATTGATGCCGATGATGTCAGACTTGCCATACAGTGTCGGACAGACCAATCTTTTACCGCTCCACCTCCAAGAGAT tttttATTAGATATTGCAAGACAGAAGAACCAGACACCACTTCCCTTAATAAAACCTTACGCAGGACCCAGACTGCCTCCGGACAGATACTGTCTGACAGCACCAAACTATCGgcttaaaacaatacaaaaaaag taCTCAACTTCGACAAGTAGAATAACAGTGCCAAGACTTAGTGTAGGAGCTATGTCGAGCAGACCAAGCACTCCTACGTTAG GGACCCCTTCAGGCCAAACAATGTCTGTTTCCAAGGTTGGGACACCAGTGTCTTTGGCAGGTCAGAGGTTTACAGTTCAGATCCCCACCTCACAGACAGCAGTGAAAACAG ccACTCCTACAACAACCGTTCAGAATGTCTTGATCAACCCTTCCCTGATTGGATCAAAAAACATTCTCATAACTACAAATATGGTGCCATCACAGAACGCAACAAGTGAATCTAATTCGTTAAAGCGGAAACATGAAGATGACGAGGACTATGATGTAATATAA